In Caproiciproducens sp. NJN-50, the following are encoded in one genomic region:
- a CDS encoding GNAT family N-acetyltransferase, producing the protein MDQAMEYLTKDPVLHADMLGCVRRGSARVLAASGSGVLLYDRDSGTHMLSAEDGETARRMLSGLGASELFVAHQECCAAAAEEKFGLCHRMPVCNAAYLQKEPIQESASPALIRRLDEGFLPFVREHYQNVSEDGYLLGRLRAGVMFGAFVEGEPAGFIGMHEEGSMGLLEVLPRFRRRGIAVMLETFLANRLLKGGAVPYAQIKAGNEVSVALHRRLGFRMSDYSICWLMR; encoded by the coding sequence ATGGATCAGGCAATGGAATATTTAACGAAGGACCCGGTTCTGCACGCGGACATGCTCGGGTGCGTCCGGCGCGGCAGCGCGCGCGTCCTGGCGGCTTCCGGCTCCGGGGTCCTTCTCTATGACCGGGACAGCGGAACGCACATGCTCAGCGCGGAGGATGGGGAAACGGCCCGGCGGATGCTCTCGGGACTGGGCGCTTCGGAACTGTTCGTGGCGCATCAGGAATGCTGCGCCGCGGCGGCGGAGGAAAAATTCGGCCTGTGCCACCGCATGCCGGTCTGCAACGCCGCATATCTTCAAAAGGAGCCGATTCAGGAAAGCGCAAGTCCCGCCCTGATCCGGCGGCTGGACGAAGGCTTTCTGCCCTTTGTCAGGGAGCATTATCAGAATGTTTCCGAAGACGGATATCTTCTCGGCCGGCTGAGGGCCGGCGTGATGTTCGGCGCGTTTGTGGAGGGCGAACCCGCGGGCTTTATCGGGATGCATGAAGAGGGCTCGATGGGGCTGCTGGAGGTTTTGCCCCGCTTCCGGCGGCGGGGGATCGCCGTGATGCTGGAGACGTTTCTGGCCAACCGCCTGCTGAAGGGCGGGGCGGTTCCCTACGCGCAGATCAAGGCGGGAAACGAGGTTTCCGTCGCGCTGCACCGCAGGCTGGGCTTTCGCATGTCGGATTATTCCATCTGCTGGCTGATGCGGTAG
- a CDS encoding dipeptidase produces MDKTNHTEFFEDIDRCSGRYVEELCDFLRIPGVSSDSGRGRAMEESAEWILEKLRALDFRGGIHFAGGSPIVMARQEYSRSAPTLLIYGHYDVQPEDPLDEWKSPPFEPTLRDGAIYARGANDDKGQFYTYLKALETYKRIRGVIPLNLIVLAEGEEEIGSKSLMHFLNQKKDQLHSDIFLVSDSSMLSKDIPAVTCGFRGIVSFEITLQTMAKDLHSGLFGGIALNAAEVLSDLLAKLKDSGSGKILVPGFYEDVRPVAEQERRAMEQLNYDEAAVAKSLGMTKLSGERGYSAMERKSIRPTLDINGMWSGFTGEGSKTVIPARASAKISARLVPDQQPDLIFQCFKDFVAGHLPAGVKADVRYLFGAMPVLAEIDDPNVRLAAESIEEGFGVAPAFIRSGGTIHIISEIKNTLKIPSMLILGWGRPENGSHSPNEHFYISDFQKAVRSLCVLFDKLSGHEEKR; encoded by the coding sequence ATGGACAAAACGAATCACACGGAATTTTTTGAAGATATTGACCGCTGTTCCGGCCGCTATGTGGAAGAACTCTGTGATTTTCTGCGCATTCCGGGAGTAAGCTCGGATTCCGGCAGAGGCCGCGCAATGGAAGAGTCCGCCGAGTGGATACTGGAAAAGCTGCGCGCGCTTGATTTCCGCGGCGGCATTCACTTCGCCGGCGGCAGCCCGATTGTGATGGCAAGACAAGAGTACAGCCGGTCGGCGCCGACCCTTCTGATCTACGGCCATTACGACGTGCAGCCGGAGGATCCTCTCGACGAATGGAAAAGCCCGCCCTTTGAGCCGACTCTCCGGGACGGCGCCATTTACGCGAGAGGGGCCAACGATGACAAGGGGCAATTCTACACCTACCTGAAAGCATTGGAGACATACAAACGCATCCGCGGTGTCATTCCGCTGAACCTTATCGTTCTGGCGGAAGGAGAAGAGGAGATCGGCAGCAAAAGCCTGATGCATTTTCTCAATCAAAAAAAAGACCAGCTTCACAGTGATATTTTTCTCGTTTCAGACAGTTCGATGCTCTCGAAAGATATCCCCGCGGTCACCTGTGGATTCCGCGGAATTGTATCCTTTGAAATCACGCTTCAGACCATGGCGAAGGACCTGCACTCCGGGCTGTTTGGCGGAATCGCCCTGAATGCCGCCGAAGTTCTGTCGGATCTTCTGGCAAAACTGAAGGACAGCGGCAGCGGAAAAATCCTTGTTCCCGGCTTTTACGAGGACGTCCGTCCGGTCGCCGAGCAGGAGCGGCGCGCGATGGAACAGCTGAATTATGACGAGGCGGCCGTTGCGAAAAGCCTTGGAATGACAAAACTGTCCGGCGAACGCGGCTATTCGGCAATGGAACGAAAAAGCATCCGGCCTACACTGGATATCAACGGGATGTGGAGCGGCTTTACCGGGGAGGGTTCCAAAACCGTGATACCGGCCCGGGCCTCCGCCAAAATCAGCGCCAGGCTGGTGCCGGACCAGCAGCCTGATCTTATTTTTCAATGTTTCAAGGATTTTGTCGCCGGTCATCTGCCCGCAGGCGTAAAAGCCGATGTCCGCTACCTGTTCGGAGCCATGCCCGTCCTTGCGGAGATCGACGATCCCAACGTCCGCCTGGCGGCGGAATCCATCGAAGAGGGTTTCGGTGTTGCCCCCGCCTTTATTCGTTCGGGCGGTACCATTCATATCATCAGCGAAATTAAAAACACACTGAAAATCCCGTCCATGCTGATTTTGGGGTGGGGGCGCCCGGAGAACGGCTCCCATTCTCCCAACGAGCATTTTTACATCAGCGATTTTCAGAAAGCCGTCCGCAGCTTATGCGTGCTTTTCGACAAGCTGTCCGGTCATGAGGAAAAACGATAG
- a CDS encoding DUF4358 domain-containing protein: MKKRILCAAAALLLLLPGCHGGGSTKAADVQKVAEELISSVKFKDQMSELNQDMAVKLYGIDSGDLVKAAVYESTGATAEEVAAFEAKDEQAAGRVKEKAEQRIEDQKAGFQDYQPAEMAKLKEPVLEEKGKYVILCVSDENETAKKTIDGFFS, from the coding sequence ATGAAAAAGAGAATTCTCTGCGCTGCGGCGGCGCTGCTGCTGTTGCTGCCGGGCTGCCACGGCGGCGGAAGCACAAAGGCGGCGGATGTGCAGAAAGTGGCGGAAGAACTGATTTCCTCCGTCAAGTTCAAGGATCAGATGTCCGAACTGAATCAGGACATGGCAGTCAAGCTCTACGGGATCGATTCCGGCGACTTGGTCAAGGCCGCCGTTTACGAAAGCACGGGTGCGACGGCGGAGGAAGTCGCCGCGTTCGAGGCGAAGGACGAGCAGGCGGCCGGCCGGGTCAAGGAGAAGGCGGAGCAGCGCATCGAGGATCAGAAGGCGGGCTTTCAGGACTATCAGCCCGCCGAGATGGCGAAGCTGAAGGAACCGGTGCTGGAAGAAAAGGGAAAATATGTGATTCTGTGCGTTTCAGATGAAAACGAAACCGCGAAGAAGACGATCGACGGTTTCTTTTCGTGA
- a CDS encoding L-2-amino-thiazoline-4-carboxylic acid hydrolase gives MVEEQVSGEKAVENVLIMAERLAFLHYAFAKTLEDALPKETAETLIRSAIEKYGQLAAESVMENLKQQGLKPTLKNFKYGKDLPSMGWKFVPMEMPADKPEGKISKITYCPMAEAWKKLGPDGVRLGKRYCQIDQEKYKAYGKGYKCFHDRNTMDGDDCCVIRVELNGQEEREK, from the coding sequence ATGGTCGAAGAACAGGTGTCCGGGGAAAAGGCCGTGGAGAATGTTCTGATCATGGCGGAAAGGCTGGCTTTCCTTCATTATGCATTTGCAAAAACGCTGGAGGATGCGCTGCCCAAGGAGACGGCGGAAACGCTGATCCGCAGCGCCATTGAGAAATACGGACAGCTTGCGGCCGAATCCGTAATGGAGAACCTTAAACAGCAGGGCCTCAAGCCAACGCTGAAAAACTTTAAGTATGGAAAAGACCTTCCCTCAATGGGATGGAAATTTGTTCCCATGGAGATGCCCGCCGATAAGCCGGAGGGAAAAATCAGCAAAATTACCTATTGCCCCATGGCGGAGGCGTGGAAAAAATTAGGTCCCGACGGCGTCCGTCTGGGCAAAAGGTACTGTCAGATCGATCAGGAAAAATACAAGGCGTACGGGAAGGGTTATAAATGCTTCCATGACCGGAATACGATGGACGGCGACGACTGCTGCGTCATCCGGGTTGAATTGAACGGCCAGGAAGAGCGCGAAAAATGA
- a CDS encoding iron-sulfur cluster assembly scaffold protein: MNYSAEVEKMCVVTKGPKHGPAPIPEEGKWVKAYEIKDLSGLTHGVGWCAPQQGACKLTLNVKDGIVQEALVETIGCSGMTHSAAMAAEILPGKTLLECLNTDLVCDAINVAMRELFKQLAYGRSQTAFSEDGLPVGAGLEDLGKGLRSQVGTMYGTLPKGVRYLEMTEGYVTRLALDENSEVIGYQFVRLGKMMEDIRHGVSPDEAYKKNIGQYGRFDGAVKYIDPREE, encoded by the coding sequence ATGAATTATTCCGCAGAAGTGGAAAAGATGTGTGTGGTAACCAAAGGGCCGAAGCACGGCCCCGCGCCCATCCCGGAGGAAGGGAAATGGGTCAAGGCGTATGAGATCAAAGACCTGTCCGGCCTGACGCACGGCGTGGGCTGGTGCGCGCCGCAGCAGGGCGCCTGCAAGCTGACGCTGAATGTGAAGGACGGCATTGTGCAGGAGGCTCTGGTGGAAACCATCGGCTGCTCCGGCATGACGCATTCCGCCGCGATGGCCGCGGAGATCCTGCCCGGCAAGACCCTGCTCGAATGCCTGAACACCGACCTCGTGTGCGACGCGATCAACGTCGCGATGCGCGAGCTGTTCAAGCAGCTTGCCTACGGCCGCAGCCAGACGGCGTTTTCCGAGGACGGCCTGCCCGTCGGCGCGGGGCTTGAAGACCTGGGGAAGGGTCTGCGCTCGCAGGTCGGCACCATGTACGGCACGCTTCCGAAGGGCGTGCGCTACCTGGAAATGACGGAGGGCTATGTGACCAGGCTCGCCCTGGACGAGAACAGCGAGGTCATCGGCTACCAGTTTGTCCGCCTCGGCAAAATGATGGAAGACATCCGCCACGGAGTCAGCCCGGACGAAGCCTATAAAAAGAATATCGGCCAGTACGGACGCTTCGACGGCGCGGTGAAATACATAGATCCGCGCGAAGAATGA
- a CDS encoding L-cysteine desulfidase family protein — protein MRMEKTDPCYQAYTQILHEELVPAMGCTEPIALAYGAAKARSVLGGLPDRVEVLVSGNIIKNVKSVIVPNTGGLKGIGAAVAAGIVAGDETRQLQVLSRVTAEQKERIAAFLQGCPIDVKATKSGPTFDIGLTLFKGSGYVRLRIVDYHTNIVLVEKDGAILKKDELQDKDTDSGLTDRSCLNVKKILDYAATVELDCVRDILEEQIRYNMAISKEGLTHNWGACIGRVLLQSRDDSLNIRCRAAAAAGSDARMSGCEMPVVICSGSGNQGIAASVPVIVYAENKSHTHEETLRALVVSNLITIHQKSSIGRLSAFCGAVSAGCGAGAAIAWLETGDYDAVAHTLVNALAIVSGIICDGAKSSCAAKISTAVEAGLLGFEMYRNEKQFVNGDGIVANNVENTIRNVGRVGRDGMRETDQVILRIMTGR, from the coding sequence ATGAGAATGGAGAAGACAGATCCTTGTTATCAGGCCTACACGCAGATTCTTCACGAGGAATTGGTGCCGGCTATGGGCTGCACGGAGCCGATCGCTCTTGCCTACGGCGCGGCAAAAGCCCGCTCCGTCCTGGGTGGATTGCCGGACCGCGTGGAAGTGCTGGTCAGTGGCAACATCATTAAAAACGTAAAAAGCGTCATCGTGCCAAATACCGGCGGACTCAAAGGGATCGGGGCCGCGGTGGCGGCCGGTATCGTCGCGGGAGATGAAACGCGGCAGCTGCAGGTGCTTTCCCGCGTAACGGCGGAGCAGAAGGAACGGATCGCGGCTTTTCTGCAAGGCTGTCCCATTGATGTGAAGGCTACGAAATCCGGCCCCACATTCGACATCGGCCTGACTTTGTTCAAGGGTTCCGGCTACGTTCGTTTGCGCATTGTGGATTATCATACCAATATCGTGCTGGTAGAAAAAGACGGTGCCATCTTAAAAAAAGACGAGCTTCAGGACAAGGACACGGACAGCGGTTTGACGGATCGCTCCTGCCTCAATGTAAAAAAGATTCTGGATTACGCCGCCACCGTGGAACTGGACTGCGTGCGGGACATTTTGGAAGAGCAGATACGTTACAATATGGCCATCTCCAAGGAAGGGCTGACCCATAACTGGGGAGCCTGTATCGGCCGGGTATTACTCCAATCCAGGGACGACAGCCTGAACATCCGCTGCCGCGCCGCCGCTGCCGCCGGTTCCGACGCCCGCATGAGCGGATGCGAAATGCCGGTCGTCATCTGTTCGGGCAGCGGGAATCAGGGCATTGCCGCTTCGGTGCCCGTTATTGTCTACGCGGAAAACAAGAGCCATACGCACGAGGAAACTCTGCGCGCTTTGGTGGTCAGCAATCTGATTACCATCCACCAGAAAAGCAGCATCGGGCGGCTCAGTGCTTTCTGCGGAGCCGTAAGCGCCGGCTGCGGAGCCGGCGCAGCCATCGCATGGCTGGAAACCGGTGACTACGATGCCGTCGCACACACTCTGGTCAACGCCCTGGCGATTGTTTCCGGAATCATCTGCGACGGAGCCAAATCCTCCTGCGCCGCCAAGATTTCCACTGCGGTGGAAGCAGGATTGCTGGGATTCGAGATGTATCGAAACGAGAAACAGTTTGTTAACGGAGATGGAATCGTAGCAAATAACGTGGAAAATACCATTCGGAATGTCGGCCGGGTTGGAAGGGACGGCATGCGTGAGACGGACCAGGTGATCCTGCGCATCATGACCGGCAGATAA
- a CDS encoding GGGtGRT protein, translating to MANEVKFENKERRMAKIEKCLAEYGIAGLEEARDLCLSKGIDVEKIVKGVQQIAFDNAVWAYTLGCAIGLKTGVKSAAEAAEKIGVGLESFTVPGSVAEQRKVGLGHGNLGAMLLRDETKCFCFLAGHESFAAAEGAIGIARSANSARKEPLRVILNGLGKDAAYIISRINGFTYVKTQFDYFSDKLTVVETRAFSDGERADVKCYGADDVREGVAIMQLEGVDVSITGNSTNPVRFQHLVAGTYKKWALENGKKYFSVASGGGTGRTLHPDNMGAGPASYGLTDSLGRLHGDAQFAGSSSVPAHVEMMGLIGMGNNPMVGATVACAVAVYQAAD from the coding sequence ATGGCTAACGAGGTAAAATTCGAGAACAAAGAGAGAAGAATGGCCAAAATCGAGAAGTGTCTTGCCGAGTACGGGATTGCCGGTCTCGAGGAAGCGCGCGATCTTTGCCTGTCGAAGGGAATCGACGTGGAGAAAATCGTCAAGGGCGTTCAGCAGATCGCGTTCGACAACGCGGTTTGGGCCTATACGCTCGGCTGCGCCATCGGCCTGAAAACCGGCGTGAAAAGCGCCGCGGAGGCCGCCGAAAAGATCGGCGTCGGGCTGGAGTCGTTCACGGTTCCCGGCTCCGTCGCGGAACAGCGCAAAGTCGGCCTCGGCCACGGCAATCTGGGCGCGATGCTTCTGCGCGACGAGACGAAGTGCTTCTGCTTCCTCGCCGGGCACGAATCCTTCGCGGCGGCGGAAGGCGCGATCGGCATCGCCCGTTCCGCGAACTCCGCCCGCAAAGAGCCGCTGCGCGTCATCCTGAACGGCCTCGGTAAGGACGCGGCGTACATCATTTCCCGCATCAACGGCTTTACCTATGTGAAGACGCAGTTCGACTACTTCAGCGACAAGCTCACCGTGGTGGAAACGCGCGCGTTCTCCGACGGCGAACGGGCGGATGTGAAATGCTACGGCGCGGACGACGTGCGCGAGGGCGTCGCGATCATGCAATTGGAGGGCGTGGACGTCTCGATCACCGGCAATTCCACCAACCCGGTCCGCTTCCAGCACCTGGTCGCGGGCACCTATAAAAAATGGGCTTTGGAAAACGGCAAAAAATATTTCTCGGTCGCTTCCGGCGGCGGCACGGGCCGCACGCTGCATCCGGACAACATGGGCGCGGGCCCCGCTTCCTACGGCCTGACCGACTCGCTCGGCCGCCTGCACGGCGACGCCCAGTTCGCTGGTTCCTCCTCCGTGCCGGCCCACGTGGAGATGATGGGCCTGATCGGCATGGGCAACAACCCGATGGTCGGCGCAACGGTCGCCTGCGCGGTCGCCGTCTACCAGGCGGCAGACTGA
- a CDS encoding GDSL-type esterase/lipase family protein produces the protein MQPISEKVLRRRRRRRKLFLWRAAVCLCFLSLLVAAAEGTTAVIKDFAGSGRPASAVPGASSAPPPASSRALPSSSAFPASSQPAPSSKAPDDPPSAAEAPSSGTGLPVSAPAPEGWFSDALFIGDSRTEGLRNYDGLPGATYYAVKGLMVNTVYTKDEIEEKGKKETVMQAQAKHPFGKIYIMLGVNELGWSSMQTFVSDYKKMVADLKKDHPKARIYLQAIFPVSARKSAESSIYNNNKIVSYNQAIQKIAKQENVVFLDAAQAISAGGVLPEEASMDGVHLNSEYCAKWCDYLKTHTE, from the coding sequence ATGCAGCCTATCAGTGAAAAAGTATTGCGCCGGAGAAGAAGACGCAGAAAGCTTTTTCTGTGGCGGGCCGCCGTATGTCTGTGCTTTCTTTCCCTGCTGGTCGCGGCGGCGGAGGGAACCACCGCGGTGATAAAGGACTTTGCGGGTTCCGGCCGTCCTGCTTCGGCGGTGCCGGGCGCTTCTTCCGCTCCGCCGCCCGCTTCTTCCCGCGCCCTGCCCTCTTCTTCCGCATTCCCCGCATCGTCGCAGCCGGCCCCGTCTTCAAAAGCGCCTGACGATCCGCCGTCCGCGGCGGAGGCGCCCTCTTCGGGAACCGGGCTGCCCGTTTCGGCCCCGGCACCGGAGGGCTGGTTTTCGGACGCGCTGTTCATCGGCGACAGCCGCACGGAGGGCCTGAGAAACTATGACGGACTTCCGGGCGCGACGTACTACGCCGTCAAGGGCCTGATGGTCAACACGGTCTACACCAAAGATGAAATCGAAGAAAAAGGAAAAAAAGAGACCGTGATGCAGGCGCAGGCGAAGCATCCGTTCGGCAAAATCTATATTATGCTCGGCGTCAACGAGCTTGGCTGGTCCAGCATGCAGACGTTTGTCTCCGACTATAAAAAAATGGTGGCGGACCTGAAAAAAGACCATCCGAAGGCGCGGATCTATCTCCAGGCGATCTTTCCGGTATCCGCGCGGAAATCGGCGGAAAGTTCCATCTATAATAACAATAAAATCGTCTCTTACAATCAGGCGATTCAAAAGATCGCGAAACAGGAAAACGTCGTCTTTCTGGATGCGGCACAGGCGATCTCAGCCGGCGGCGTCCTGCCGGAGGAAGCCTCGATGGACGGAGTCCATTTGAATTCCGAGTACTGTGCCAAATGGTGCGATTATCTGAAAACGCATACGGAGTGA
- the pta gene encoding phosphate acetyltransferase, which produces MSAIMSFMDKMIEKAISDKKTIVLAEGTDPRVVAAAAEVIRRKIANVILLGNEQEVKRAADGLDLSGAKIIDPKNTDLHDDYANTFYEMRKAKGMTPEKASETMEDATYFGVMLVKKGVADGMVSGACHSTANTLRPALQIIRTAKDAKMVSGFFLINVPNCEYGENGTFIFADCGLNINPNADELSEIAIASAKSFQSLVGAEPKVAMLSFSSYGSGKDALVDKVVEATKLAKEKAPDLMLDGELQADAALVPSVGQSKAPGSKVAGHANVLVFPDLNAGNICYKMVERLAKADAYGPILQGIASPVNDLSRGCKAEDIVGVVAITAVQAANR; this is translated from the coding sequence ATGTCAGCAATTATGAGTTTTATGGACAAAATGATTGAAAAAGCAATCAGCGATAAAAAGACGATCGTCCTTGCGGAAGGGACCGACCCGCGCGTCGTCGCGGCGGCCGCAGAGGTCATCCGGCGCAAAATCGCGAACGTGATCCTGCTCGGAAACGAACAGGAGGTCAAAAGGGCCGCGGACGGCCTGGACCTTTCGGGCGCGAAGATCATCGACCCGAAAAACACCGATCTGCACGACGATTACGCCAACACGTTTTACGAGATGCGCAAGGCCAAGGGCATGACCCCGGAAAAAGCCTCCGAAACGATGGAGGACGCGACCTATTTCGGCGTGATGCTGGTCAAAAAGGGCGTCGCGGACGGCATGGTCTCCGGCGCGTGCCACTCCACCGCGAACACGCTCCGCCCGGCGCTGCAGATCATCCGCACGGCGAAGGACGCGAAGATGGTCTCCGGCTTCTTTCTCATCAACGTGCCGAACTGCGAATACGGCGAAAACGGCACGTTCATCTTCGCGGACTGCGGCCTGAACATCAACCCGAACGCGGACGAGCTTTCCGAGATCGCCATCGCTTCCGCGAAGTCGTTCCAGTCCCTGGTCGGCGCGGAGCCGAAGGTCGCGATGCTTTCGTTCTCCAGCTACGGCAGCGGCAAGGACGCTCTGGTCGACAAGGTCGTGGAGGCGACAAAGCTCGCCAAGGAAAAAGCCCCGGACCTGATGCTGGACGGCGAACTGCAGGCGGACGCCGCGCTGGTTCCCTCCGTCGGCCAGTCGAAGGCGCCGGGCAGCAAGGTCGCGGGCCACGCGAACGTGCTTGTTTTCCCGGACCTGAACGCCGGCAACATCTGCTACAAGATGGTTGAGCGCCTCGCGAAGGCGGACGCCTACGGCCCGATCCTGCAGGGCATCGCCAGCCCGGTCAACGACCTGTCCCGCGGGTGCAAGGCCGAGGACATCGTCGGCGTGGTGGCCATCACGGCCGTTCAGGCGGCGAACCGCTGA
- a CDS encoding MGMT family protein, with protein MDSESFYQRVCRIVSEIPAGRVMTYGQVAFYAGKPRAARLVGHALHAAPPGLPCHRVVRRSGELAPEHVFGGPESQRALLEREGVAFLPGGRIDMEKHLWRD; from the coding sequence ATGGATTCGGAATCCTTTTATCAGCGGGTCTGCCGCATCGTGTCGGAAATCCCGGCGGGCAGGGTGATGACCTATGGGCAGGTTGCCTTTTACGCGGGGAAACCGCGCGCGGCGCGGCTGGTGGGGCATGCCCTGCACGCCGCCCCTCCGGGACTGCCCTGTCACCGGGTCGTCAGGCGGAGCGGCGAGCTCGCGCCGGAGCATGTGTTCGGCGGGCCTGAGTCACAGCGCGCCCTGCTGGAGCGGGAGGGCGTCGCGTTTCTGCCCGGCGGGCGCATCGACATGGAAAAGCATTTGTGGCGGGACTGA
- a CDS encoding flavin reductase family protein, producing the protein MAKKNIGAATAVSPIPAFMVTCANKAGEANIITISYGGIINANPPMVSISVRDSRYSYPMLKETGEFVVNIPGENLAKETDICGIRSARNVNKWELAQLTPQPSSIVKAPMIKECPVNMECIVRHVVALGSHDIFLAEVVATHIDEEILDDKDKVMIEKFKPFAFCYNSQEYWTLDKLIGHYGWANKYLQGK; encoded by the coding sequence ATGGCAAAGAAAAATATCGGCGCAGCCACGGCTGTTTCTCCCATTCCCGCGTTCATGGTAACCTGTGCGAACAAAGCAGGCGAAGCCAATATCATTACGATCTCCTACGGCGGCATCATCAACGCCAACCCTCCCATGGTGTCCATTTCCGTCCGAGACTCCCGTTATTCCTACCCCATGCTGAAGGAAACCGGTGAATTTGTGGTCAATATTCCCGGGGAAAACCTGGCGAAAGAAACCGATATCTGCGGAATACGCAGCGCCAGGAACGTCAACAAATGGGAACTTGCCCAGCTGACCCCGCAGCCTTCCTCCATCGTCAAAGCGCCCATGATTAAAGAATGCCCCGTCAATATGGAGTGTATCGTCAGACATGTCGTCGCGCTCGGCTCGCATGATATTTTTCTCGCCGAAGTTGTCGCCACCCATATCGACGAAGAGATTCTGGACGACAAGGATAAGGTCATGATTGAAAAGTTCAAGCCCTTCGCTTTCTGCTACAACTCCCAGGAGTACTGGACGCTTGATAAGCTGATCGGCCATTACGGCTGGGCCAACAAATATCTTCAGGGCAAATAG
- a CDS encoding MBL fold metallo-hydrolase codes for MKFVVTGSGGCVCTPKPLCQCPVCREAREKGFPYARCGCSLYLEDIGLLFDTPEDISAALNHADIKEVNTIAYSHCDPDHTLGMRVIEQLRLEWLDYYDGVKPQNPLRIAASPDVMKDINAISSKYGSFFGYYQSMNLIAEQEIAGCFEQGGVKISFVKVPKEKAVTVFVIESDRKKLVYAPCDCLPFPDEPLLYDADVLILGNTFVGDTLKNGKQIAKDHPLREELYSFEDARSIREKIRAKRLVITHIEEAWGKSLDDYSALESRYPDVSFAYDGLTVTL; via the coding sequence ATGAAATTCGTCGTCACCGGTTCCGGCGGGTGCGTGTGCACTCCAAAGCCGTTGTGCCAGTGCCCCGTGTGCAGGGAGGCGCGGGAAAAGGGATTTCCTTACGCGAGATGCGGATGCAGCCTGTATCTGGAGGACATCGGCCTGCTGTTCGATACGCCGGAGGACATCAGCGCGGCGCTGAATCATGCGGATATCAAAGAAGTGAATACGATTGCGTACAGTCACTGCGACCCGGACCATACGCTCGGGATGCGCGTGATAGAACAGCTCCGGCTGGAGTGGCTGGATTATTACGACGGCGTCAAGCCGCAAAATCCATTGAGGATCGCCGCGTCTCCCGACGTCATGAAGGATATCAACGCCATTTCCAGCAAATACGGCTCGTTCTTTGGCTACTATCAGAGCATGAATCTCATCGCCGAGCAGGAAATTGCCGGATGTTTCGAACAGGGCGGTGTCAAAATTTCTTTCGTGAAGGTGCCGAAGGAGAAGGCGGTCACGGTTTTCGTCATCGAATCGGACCGTAAAAAGCTGGTTTACGCCCCGTGCGACTGCCTGCCGTTTCCCGACGAGCCGCTTTTGTACGATGCGGATGTGCTGATCCTTGGAAACACCTTCGTAGGCGACACGCTTAAAAACGGAAAACAGATTGCGAAGGACCACCCGCTGCGGGAAGAACTGTACAGCTTCGAGGATGCCCGGAGCATCAGGGAAAAAATCAGGGCAAAGCGGCTGGTGATTACACATATCGAAGAGGCCTGGGGGAAATCGCTCGACGATTATTCCGCCCTGGAAAGCAGATACCCGGATGTTTCTTTTGCCTACGACGGCCTTACCGTCACACTGTAG
- a CDS encoding GntR family transcriptional regulator, whose product MKTNSLYHCIYQDIKDQILQGKLKPGDQLPAEAELEKLYRTSRAPVRQALSMLEHEAFLDRRQGRGTFVCDRKKQSHWLFSSGFASDMERDFDFISSKVLYIRLEKPDDDIRRTFALDGDQQVIHIHRLRYFKNAPIFLIDNYLKDSFNIEKFKRATDFFLISEVLEADFQISLYKAEEEIRASVADSRIAKEMEIPNGYPILDIKRVNYTENERIVYVSRYKVCTDRWAHRAAYYSKGQCFD is encoded by the coding sequence ATGAAGACAAATTCTCTTTATCATTGCATTTATCAGGACATCAAAGACCAGATTCTCCAGGGAAAACTGAAGCCGGGAGATCAGCTGCCCGCTGAAGCGGAGCTTGAAAAGCTTTATCGCACAAGCCGCGCCCCCGTCAGACAGGCGCTTTCCATGCTTGAACACGAGGCGTTTTTGGACCGGCGCCAGGGGCGGGGAACCTTTGTCTGCGACAGAAAGAAACAGAGCCACTGGCTGTTTTCAAGCGGTTTTGCCTCCGACATGGAACGTGATTTCGACTTCATCAGCAGCAAAGTGCTCTACATTCGGCTTGAGAAGCCGGACGATGATATCCGGCGGACTTTTGCGCTGGACGGCGATCAACAGGTCATCCACATCCATCGTCTGCGCTATTTTAAAAACGCCCCTATTTTTTTAATAGACAACTATCTGAAAGATTCTTTCAACATAGAGAAATTCAAGCGTGCAACAGACTTTTTTCTCATCAGCGAAGTTCTGGAAGCAGACTTTCAAATTTCTTTATACAAAGCGGAAGAAGAAATCCGCGCCTCCGTTGCAGACAGCCGGATTGCAAAGGAAATGGAGATTCCGAACGGATATCCGATTCTTGACATCAAACGCGTCAACTACACGGAGAATGAAAGAATTGTTTATGTCAGCAGATATAAAGTCTGCACGGACCGATGGGCTCATAGAGCGGCCTATTATTCAAAGGGCCAATGCTTCGACTGA